TATCTATACACATGAACTTTTGCCCATTTAATGTGAATGTAGCATGCATTACAGTTCCCTCTTTACCAGGCTCATTTGCACCGTAACGAGAAATATTTATAATTTCTGATTGATCAAATAAAGAAGTATATAAAGTCATAGCCTCCTCTGCATTGCCGTCAAACATTAAAAAAGTAGTAATTTTTTGTCTTGTATTCTTCAATTAGAAACATCTCCTTTTATGTAGATACACTTGAAATCGCTAGTCCTCCAACGAACAGAACGTACATTCCTATAACTGTATTTTCCTCAAAAAATATTGGATTGTCAACTTATAATAGCCTCTAAGTTTTAAGAGAATAACAATATAAAAAGGAGTTTCAAATGAATAATACTGGTAGTAATCACAGAACAATAACATGTGTACCAAATAAATTATAAGTGTCAAACATGAATTTCATTGGAGAAATTTGATTAGAAATATATTAAAATATAGTAGTTGTTTCAATACTTCCATTGGAATAACCAAATCATATCACGCCGTTTCCCCCTCATTTCTCAATATTCCCTTCGTTACAATTGCTATTACTATCATTATGAGGCTTATAAATAATATAGGTAAGTAAACTTTTATACTAAAAATTTCAAACATAAATCCATATATGACCTGACCTATAGGTGCCATACATTGCGCTACCGCTGTAATAATTGCCATGACTTTTCCTAAGTTCTCGTTAGGTGTTTTCTTTTGTACGACTGTAATAACGAAAATGGAGATAATGGTCATTGCCATTGTAATAAGAATTGCACACAAGATAAAGAGGATAAATGACGGATAGTATCCAAATCTAAGAACAAGTGGCATAATGGAGACCGCCATCGGTACAATTAATAGAGCAATCATAAGTATCCACTGATATATTGTTTTCATTTGCATCTTTTTCGCAAAGAAACCGATGGATAAAGCCCCTAAAATTGTAGCAAAATCTATGAGTCCCATCCCGATGCCATACAACGTTTCGCTACTTCGCATCGTTACTCGTAAAATGATGGGACTACCGACAATAAAGAGTGGTGTAAGGATCAAGTTGAGCAAAGCGGCTAATATCATGGATTTCAATATATAAGGCTGTTTGACAACATAGGTAAATCCAACTTTCAGGTCTTTTGCGATTGTTGGCACAATATGCTCATCCTGTTTCCTTTTAACAAACGGAATCTTAATAAAAGTCTCTAATATTGCTGACAAGAAAAAAGTGATACCACTCAGCACGACAAGCATTTTTAACCCTACAAGGCCGTATAGCACTCCGCCCAAAACAGGTGCCGCTACACCCGACAAAGCTTGAACACCATTCACGATACCATTTGCCTGTTCTAGCTTTTTTTCCGTAACGAGCAGCGGAATACTCGCCATAACAACAGGGAAATACATTGCACTAATAATCGCTAGCAAAACCATAACAACACCGATAAGTACCACGGAAGTCTTGCCGACTGATAATAACAAAAGAAAGCAGAAAATAATAACACTACTTAATATGTCATAGATTACCATCAAATTACGCCG
This sequence is a window from Bacillus pseudomycoides DSM 12442. Protein-coding genes within it:
- a CDS encoding MFS transporter, producing MKGVYTMQNTINIKSFPKDFNLMVIGQIVSILGSTLLRFALSLYVLDITGRADIYATLYAISSVPLLLSPLGGAIADRFNRRNLMVIYDILSSVIIFCFLLLLSVGKTSVVLIGVVMVLLAIISAMYFPVVMASIPLLVTEKKLEQANGIVNGVQALSGVAAPVLGGVLYGLVGLKMLVVLSGITFFLSAILETFIKIPFVKRKQDEHIVPTIAKDLKVGFTYVVKQPYILKSMILAALLNLILTPLFIVGSPIILRVTMRSSETLYGIGMGLIDFATILGALSIGFFAKKMQMKTIYQWILMIALLIVPMAVSIMPLVLRFGYYPSFILFILCAILITMAMTIISIFVITVVQKKTPNENLGKVMAIITAVAQCMAPIGQVIYGFMFEIFSIKVYLPILFISLIMIVIAIVTKGILRNEGETA